In Phyllopteryx taeniolatus isolate TA_2022b chromosome 22, UOR_Ptae_1.2, whole genome shotgun sequence, one DNA window encodes the following:
- the sbf1 gene encoding myotubularin-related protein 5 isoform X1, translating to MARLADYFVVVGYDLDKRVEGEGEGQGRILQRFPEKDWEDSPFPQGVELFCQPSGWQLVPERQPASFFVAVLTDINSERHYCACFTFWEGQDNLQLQKAPAGEVDEVDEEPTIIQPAQVFAPKSLVLVSRLDYTDVFRNCLALVYTVHVDGLTVPLETVIGNLLTCVIPIAGGSQIIESPVCSLDKVPQVPACDWLLACLQLGQEERGDSLRTITLGAGDRQVIQTPINDSLPVSGSSVAQLFRQLGIVNVLYLFCAALTEHKILFLSSSYQRLTDACRGLLAIMFPLKYSFTYVPILPGKLLEVLSTPTPFIIGVNSFFRSETQELLDVIIADLDGGTITMPECVHISLLPEPLLQQTQTALSMVLDPELEVADHAFPPQSSLPSAPKIQDKEIRAIFLWLFAQLFQGYRWCLHIIRIHPEPVIRFHKAAFLGQRALTEDDFLMKVLDGMAFAGFVSERGPPYRATDLFDDLVANEVERIRQEEASPHKVMNHVKELAEQLFKNENPYPAVTMHKVQRPLENGQKATRSQTSFPGLDEVTVQLFIDHATAKLKTAPPVVKAEVKSMVPSGPPLGDTVDRNGNVMANSARRLEVVRNCITYIFENKMLEAKKLMPAVLRALKGRAARVCLTQELNQHVLQNRAVLDDQQFDYVVRMMNCTLQDCSHMDEHGIAAALLPLVTAFCRKLGAGITQFAYSCVQEHTVWTNMQFWEAMFYSDVQNHIRALYLETEDGEHPNQTEQQEGSGSGREISALELASEQSRLWPTLGKDMQTERVQKEESTVFSQAIHYANRMSYLLLPLDTSKNRLLRSSGLGDVESVSNSYVTNSIAGSMAESYDTESGFEDAESSDVANSVVRFINRFVDKVCNESGVTNEHLKALHTMIPDIVQMHIETLDAVHRESKRLPPIQKPRLLRPTLLAGEELVMDGMRVYLIPDGREEATGMMGGPPLLPAEGAIFLTTYRLIFKGTPTDPLVGEQTVTRSFPIASLTKEKRISVSSPMEQVVQEALQLRSCTFQLMKIMFDEEVAADLAEVFRKHMHKLRYPQHVQGTFAFTVGQSGKLVVEHKTKDKNQSLKTLSKNLVKSAKRTIGRQYVTKKKYSPPTWENRSSFQSEMDEDEISVSEEVDQSSLTLSSTIRSSDRQTMSNVVERACCRDYQRMGLGTLSNSLTRSKNEPFRISTVNRMYTVCRSYPGLLIVPQSIPDTTIQRICRCYRQNRFPVVCWRNSRTKAVLLRSAGFHAKGVVGFFKSPNAPTSVPSQADSTSLEQEKYLQAIISSMPSYSESSGRNTLSGFTSTHMSASDSSDKLRQPKIGALMKQVMGAKEDVPGTFSRGALGQRAKVISLSQPKVSGKARNSTRGKWGSIRGGGRLSAYNPDVGTRLAGKESPQPNGGPSEALFFRQHRAYLYIIGDKAQLKGGKQDSFQQWEVVPIEVSDVRQVKNSFKKLMKACVPSLASSDSSTNFLRCLEESEWMALLHRVLQVSVLAVELLDTGSSVMVSLEDGWDVTTQVVSLVQLLSDPYYRTFDGFRLLVEKEWLSFGHRFSHRGAQTLGSQSSGFTPVFLQFLDCVHQIHLQFPMEFEFSQYYLKFLAYHYVSNRFRTFLLDSDYERIELGVLYEEKGERRSPQVCKSVWDYIDRLNKKTLVFFNYMFAPEDYEVLRPYTFISNLKVWDYYTEETLSEGPSYDWEPRGRQERAASEEAPDKPDSGAPKSRRRAVWPCYDSLSKTVPDAITKLLQDLQALEGELGQASEKWKDTWDKIKAAQRNETKLESKSSFSSSLLMSSNLSHQRRSQGVYLQESGVGSSINLALDREVSATSTPAAGRPSTSTLYSQFQSTESENRSFEGILFKKGALLKPWKPRWFVLDKTKHQLRYYETRQDKECKGVIELADVESVLLGTPAMGAPKNIEEKAFFDLKTTKRVYNFCAQDSLNAQLWMDSVQSCLSDA from the exons TGGAAGGCGAAGGTGAGGGTCAAGGTCGCATTCTCCAGCGGTTTCCTGAGAAAGACTGGGAGGACAGCCCGTTCCCACAAGGCGTAGAGCTG TTCTGCCAGCCGAGCGGTTGGCAGCTGGTCCCGGAGCGTCAGCCCGCCTCCTTCTTCGTTGCAGTTTTGACCGACATCAACTCCGAGCGTCACTACTGTGCCTGCTTCACATTCTGGGAGGGCCAGGACAACCTGCAG TTGCAGAAGGCACCGGCAGGTGAAGTGGATGAGGTGGACGAGGAGCCAACTATCATCCAACCAGCTCAGGTCTTTGCCCCCAAGAGTCTTGTGCTGGTGTCTCGGTTGGACTACACTGATGTTTTCAGG AACTGCCTGGCATTGGTCTACACCGTCCACGTAGATGGCCTTACTGTTCCCTTGGAGACGGTCATTGGAAATCTTCTCACGTGCGTCATCCCCATCGCTGGAGGCTCCCAG ATAATTGAGTCCCCAGTTTGTAGTTTAGACAAGGTTCCTCAGGTCCCGGCCTGTGACTGGCTGCTGGCCTGTCTCCAG CTGGGCCAGGAGGAGAGAGGGGACAGTTTG CGGACCATCACATTAGGCGCTGGAGACCGGCAAGTTATCCAGACTCCCATCAACGACTCCCTACCCGTCAGCGGCAGCAGCGTGGCGCAGCTCTTCAGGCAGCTGG GGATAGTCAATGTGCTGTATCTGTTCTGTGCCGCCCTTACGGAGCACAAGATCCTCTTCCTGTCAAGCAGTTACCAACGACTAACAGATGCCTGCCGGGGACTGTTGGCTATCATGTTCCCCCTCAAATACAG CTTCACATATGTTCCCATCCTGCCTGGTAAACTCCtggaggtcctgagcactcccACTCCTTTTATAATCGGCGTCAACTCATTTTTCCGCTCTGAGACACAAGAACTG TTGGATGTCATCATCGCCGACCTGGACGGCGGCACCATCACCATGCCGGAGTGCGTTCACATCTCCCTGCTGCCTGAGCCGCTCCTCCAGCAGACTCAGACTGCACTCTCCATG GTTTTGGATCCTGAGCTGGAGGTTGCTGATCACGCCTTCCCACCTCAGTCTTCGCTACCGTCGGCGCCCAAGAtccag GATAAGGAGATCCGGGCGATCTTCCTGTGGTTGTTTGCTCAGCTTTTCCAGGGTTATCGCTGGTGTTTACATATCATCCGCATTCACCCCGAACCAGTTATCCGCTTCCATAAG GCGGCCTTCCTCGGCCAAAGGGCGCTAACAGAAGACGACTTCCTCATGAAGGTTTTGGACGGCATGGCGTTCGCAGGTTTCGTGTCGGAGAGGGGGCCTCCCTACAGAGCAAcagatttgtttgatgat CTGGTAGCCAATGAGGTGGAGAGGATACGGCAAGAGGAGGCCTCACCGCACAAAGTCATGAATCATGTGAAGGAGTTGGCCGAGCagctatttaaaaat GAGAACCCCTACCCGGCAGTGACCATGCATAAAGTCCAACGACCGTTAGAAAACGGCCAGAAAGCCACTCGGAGTCAGACGTCCTTCCCCGGGCTGGACGAGGTCACGGTACAGCTCTTCATCGACCACGCCACCGCCAAGCTCAAGACCGCACCACCGGTGGTCAAGGCGGAGGTCAAGAGCATGGTGCCGTCCGGGCCTCCGCTGG GAGACACTGTGGACCGGAACGGCAACGTGATGGCCAACAGCGCCCGTCGGCTGGAGGTTGTCAGGAACTGCATCACATATATCTTTGAGAACAAAATGCTGGAGGCCAAGAAG CTGATGCCAGCTGTACTGCGGGCTTTGAAGGGTCGAGCGGCTCGGGTGTGTTTGACCCAGGAGCTCAATCAGCACGTCTTACAGAACCGGGCGGTGCTGGATGACCAGCAGTTCGACTACGTCGTCCGAATGATGAACTGCACCTTACAG GACTGCTCGCATATGGATGAACATGGCATTGCAGCAGCCCTTCTCCCGTTGGTTACAGCTTTTTGCAGG AAATTGGGGGCAGGCATCACTCAGTTTGCGTACAGCTGCGTACAGGAGCACACGGTGTGGACCAACATGCAGTTCTGGGAGGCCATGTTCTACAGCGACGTTCAGAACCACATTAGGGCGCTTTACCTGGAGACGGAGGACGGAGAGCATCCGAACCAAACG GAGCAGCAGGAGGGATCGGGCAGCGGGCGGGAAATCAGCGCGCTGGAGCTGGCGTCGGAGCAGAGCCGCCTGTGGCCGACGCTCGGCAAGGACATGCAGACGGAACGCGTGCAGAAGGAGGAGAGCACCGTGTTCAGCCAGGCCATCCACTACGCCAACAGGATGAGCTACCTGCTGCTGCCGCTGGACACCAGCAAGAACCGCCTGCTCAGGAGCTCGGGCCTCGGGGACGTGGAGAGCGTCAGCAACAGCTACGTAACCAACAG TATTGCAGGGAGCATGGCGGAAAGTTACGACACAGAGAGCGGCTTCGAGGATGCCGAGAGCTCCGACGTGGCCAACTCGGTGGTGCGCTTCATCAACCGCTTTGTGGACAAAGTGTGCAATGAGAGCGGAGTGACCAACGAGCACCTGAAGGCTCTCCACACCATGATACCAG ATATCGTTCAGATGCACATCGAGACGTTAGACGCAGTCCACCGCGAGAGTAAACGACTGCCGCCGATCCAAAAG CCCAGGCTGCTGAGGCCGACCCTTCTGGCAGGCGAGGAGCTGGTGATGGACGGCATGCGCGTTTACCTCATCCCAGACGGGCGCGAGGAGGCCACGGGGATGATGGGAGGCCCGCCCCTGCTGCCCGCAGAGGGAGCCATCTTCCTCACCACCTACCGGCTCATCTTCAAGGGCACTCCCACCGACCCTCTGG TGGGCGAGCAGACTGTTACTCGTTCCTTCCCCATCGCGTCGTTGACCAAGGAGAAGAGAATCTCTGTATCTTCACCCATGGAGCAGGTTGTTCAGGAGGCGTTACAGCTACGGTCCTGCACCTTCCAG CTGATGAAGATCATGTTCGACGAGGAGGTGGCGGCTGACCTCGCGGAGGTTTTCAGGAAGCACATGCACAAGCTACGCTACCCCCAGCACGTGCAGGGAACGTTCGCCTTCACCGTCGGTCAGAGTGGCAAGCTGGTAGTGGAGCACAAGACCAAGGACAAGAACCAGTCACTCAA gacactttccaaaaacctGGTAAAGAGCGCCAAGCGGACCATCGGCCGTCAGTACGTGACGAAAAAGAAATACTCTCCACCTACCTGGGAGAACAGGAGCAGCTTTCAGTCAGAGATGGATGAGGATGAAATTTCAG TCTCAGAGGAGGTGGATCAGAGCTCCCTTACGCTGTCCTCCACCATCCGCTCGTCAGACAGACAGACTATGAGTAACGTAGTCGAGCGAGCGTGCTGCCGCGACTACCAGCGCATGGGCCTGGGCACGCTGAGCAACAGCTTGACCCGCTCCAAGAATGAACCCTTCCGAATTTCCACAGTCAACCGCATGTACACGGTGTGCAGAAG CTATCCCGGCCTGCTCATCGTTCCGCAGAGCATCCCGGATACCACCATCCAGAGAATCTGCCGCTGTTACCGGCAGAACCGCTTCCCTGTGGTTTGCTGGCGGAATTCCCGGACCAAGGCTGTCCTCCTGCGATCGGCAGGCTTCCACGCAAAAGGGGTGGTGGGCTTTTTTAAGTCTCCCAATGCCCCAACTTCGG TGCCCTCCCAGGCGGACTCCACCAGTCTGGAGCAGGAGAAATACCTCCAGGCCATTATCAGCTCAATGCCCTCTTACAGCGAGAGCAGTGGCAGGAACACGCTCAGCGGCTTCACCTCCACCCACATGAGCGCTTCGG ACTCGTCGGATAAGCTGCGGCAGCCAAAGATCGGCGCTCTGATGAAGCAGGTGATGGGTGCCAAGgaggacgtgcccggaacgtTCAGCAGAGGAG CTCTTGGTCAAAGGGCCAAAGTCATCTCCCTCTCTCAGCCCAAAGTGTCTGGCAAGGCCAGGAACTCTACTAGAG GGAAATGGGGGAGTATCCGAGGCGGCGGGCGTCTCAGCGCCTACAACCCAGACGTGGGGACGCGTCTCGCCGGGAAAGAGTCGCCGCAGCCCAACGGCGGGCCCAGTGAGGCGTTGTTCTTCCGCCAGCACAGGGCCTACCTCTACATCATTGGGGACAAGGCCCAGCTCAAG GGCGGAAAGCAGGACTCCTTCCAGCAGTGGGAGGTGGTGCCCATCGAGGTATCCGACGTGCGGCAGGTGAAGAACAGCTTCAAGAAGCTGATGAAGGCCTGCGTGCCTAGTCTGGCCTCCTCTGACTCCAGTACGAACTTCCTGCGCTGTCTGGAAGAGTCGGAGTGGATGGCGCTG CTGCACAGGGTGCTGCAGGTGTCAGTCCTGGCGGTGGAGCTGCTGGACACAGGATCATCCGTCATGGTCAGCCTTGAGGACGGCTGGGACGTCACCACCCAG GTGGTGTCGTTGGTGCAACTGCTGTCCGACCCTTACTACCGGACCTTCGACGGCTTCCGGCTGCTGGTGGAGAAGGAGTGGCTGTCGTTCGGCCACAGGTTCAGCCACCGTGGCGCGCAAACGCTAGGCAGTCAGAGCAGCGGGTTCACCCCGGTCTTCCTGCAGTTTCTCGACTGTGTGCATCAA ATCCATTTGCAGTTCCCCATGGAGTTCGAGTTCAGCCAGTACTACTTGAAGTTCTTGGCCTATCACTACGTGTCCAACCGCTTCCGCACCTTCCTGCTCGACTCTGACTACGAGCGCATCGAACTCG GAGTCCTCTATGAGGAGAAAGGCGAGAGGAGAAGTCCTCAGGTGTGCAAGTCCGTGTGGGACTACATCGACCGGCTCAACAAGAAGACGCTGGTCTTCTTCAACTACATGTTCGCGCCAGAGGATTATGAG GTTCTCCGGCCGTACACTTTCATCTCCAACCTGAAAGTGTGGGACTACTACACAGAGGAGACGCTCTCAGAGGGGCCGTCGTACGACTGGGAGCCCCGGGGCCGCCAGGAGCGAGCGGCGTCGGAGGAGGCGCCCGACAAGCCCGACAGCGGAGCGCCCAAATCGCGGCGGCGCGCCGTGTGGCCGTGCTACGACAGCCTGAGCAAGACGGTGCCCGACGCCATCACCAAGCTGCTGCAGGACCTGCAGGCGCTGGAGGGCGAGCTCGGCCAGGCGTCGGAGAAGTGGAAGGACACGTGGGATAAGATCAAGGCCGCTCAGAGGAATGAGACCAAACTGGAGAGCAAG TCGTCATTCTCCAGCTCGCTGCTCATGTCCTCCAACCTGAGCCACCAGCGGCGTTCCCAGGGCGTCTACTTGCAGGAGAGCGGCGTAGGCTCCTCCATCAACTTGGCTCTGGACCGCGAGGTCAGCGCTACCTCCACGCCGGCGGCGGGCCGCCCGAGCACCAGCACGCTCTACAGCCAGTTCCAGAGCACAGAGAGCGAAAACAG AAGTTTCGAAGGCATTTTATTCAAGAAAGGCGCTCTTCTGAAACCATGGAAACCACGGTGGTTTGTGCTGGACAAGACAAAGCATCAG CTGCGATACTACGAGACCAGGCAGGACAAAGAGTGCAAAGGTGTCATCGAGCTGGCCGACGTGGAGTCTGTTCTTCTGGGGACGCCCGCCATGGGAGCGCCCAAAAACATCGAGGAGAAAGCCTTCTTCGAT CTCAAGACCACCAAACGAGTGTACAACTTCTGTGCCCAGGACAGCCTCAACGCTCAGCTTTGGATGGACAGTGTTCAGAGTTGCCTGTCGGACGCATAG